The DNA segment GACCTCTCACTCACCTTCTAAAACAGGGTTTGGGAAATAAAAAGGGGGGGGTTTTAGGCGTCGTAGTGATACATGCATCCATTATACAAGtcttaaaaaaatacaataaaaagaaTATGAACAAAaaggtattagaaatgcagctATACAGAGTCTTTTAGCCGTTTCCAGGGGAGTGAGGTTGACAGGAAGTTCTGACATTAGGGAGCCGACGAGCCCGATGTCTAGATGTAGTTCAgctgaggaggagacagaaggaggggtgcacgtgtggggggggggtgaggagcaggagccgGATCAGTTATTGCAGCAGGTGCGGCTGGTCGGCTGAGCCGTCTCTGTCAAGTCCACTCCCCGATTCCGCCCGCTGTTGGCGCCGGCCGCCTGAGGCTCGTTCTTGGGTAGTTTCTTTGCTGCGGTGAAACAAGCAAACATCAGGATCCAGAGCAGCTCGGCTTTGACCGCTAGGTCAACGTCCACGGTTAACTTTGGTCACCCGCCCGCCGGTGGTGAGACCGCTTTCACAACCACGTCCACGGAAAAGGGAAAACGCAGGAGATGGCTGCGTTGTTACAGCACCAACATGGACAAGTTAACCTCCATGTTCAGTGTCCCTCAATCAAGgaggcagacggacagacagagagacagaggtgaTGCTGAGGACAGCTCGTGTCTTTACCGGGTCACCGCTGACCAGAGGGGAAGCGATTCAGCCCTCACACATACGTGACTTAAATCTATCCATAAATTCAGAGGGGTTAAAGTGTGTCTGCGACACACAACCTCACAGTCCTGGGTGTGTGTTCAGATTACTCACACACCAGAGATGTCAGGCACACGTGTGTCCTGACTACTGGGAAATTCAGATCCTGACAGAGACCACGCCCATTGATCGAGACCACTCCCATTGTCGGTGAGGCCACGCCCATGATCGCTGAGGCCACACCCACCGAGTGCCAGAATCTTGACACTTCTGAACAACAGTGACAGAACGCTCCAAGGAGGCCGATTTAATCAGATTAGGGTGGCGCAGCTCTTCGTCTCTGCTGATCAggttctctctgtctgtctctgttctCCCTGCCCTCCGTCACGCTGATCTTTGGAGACCGATGCGGCCGCAGTAGAGCGGCTCAAACCACCGAGTCATGAACTGATTTTAATTCATTTCCAGCCAGTATTGATTCGTACTCATCCCTGCTGAgcccaccctaacccacccgCCCAGCTTACCGATGGCCATGAAGATCTCGTTGACATTCATAGAGGTCTTGGCTGACGTTTCCATGAAGAGTAAGCTGTTGTCATCTGCGTACGACTGTgcatcctgcaggaggagacgtCATTAGTGGCCACGGTTGAACCTGGAGAGTGACTCCGGAGGTGACCCTACCTGGAAGTCCAGCGCTCTCTTGTTGGCCAGGTCCGCCTTGTTCCCTGCCAGAGCTATTACGATGTTGGGGCTGGCTTGTCTCTGAAGCTCTTTGACCCAGTTCTTCGCCCGCACGAACGACTCCTGCCAAACCAAGAACCATCACGCTGCGACCCACTGATCAATAACAATGAGATcctcatgcatgtgtgtgtgtgtgtgaggaggaggaggattaacCATCCTCTATGCTATGTGTTGTCCAGGTATTATCAGCCCCTACTCTCACCCAAGCCCTGACATCATTGGTTGGGGGGGTCAGCTGTATCCAGGACTCACCTCATTGGTTATATCATACACCACTATGGCTGCCTGAGCACCTCTGTAGTACATGGGAGCCAGACTGTGGTAGCGCTCCTGACCAGCGGTGTCCCAGATCTCAAATTTGACTGTTGTGTCATCCAGACAGACGGTCTGAGTCAGGAAGGCAGCTGTGGACACAAGAGCAGGGCTCTGAGTGAAACCGTGCGCAAATACAGGTGGAACACCAACAACATGTTTTCCAGAGTGAAGAGAGCATGAAGAGAGCAAGCAGGAACCGTCTTTCGCTTCATTTCATTGATCTGGGCCTGCTCACGGGGCTCAAACCAGCCGACAACGTGCTCACAAGGGACCTGGACCACTTCCCAACATCTGGGTGTGGCGCTGCTGTGTTAGTCGCGTCACCTGCAGGCTTTTACGGAGAAGAGGTCAACAGTGGAGACACAAACCTCCGATGGTGCTCTCCTGGAATTCATGGAACTGTCCCTTCACAAAACGAAGCACAAGACTCGACTTCCCCACAGCCGACTCTCCTAAGAGGACAAGTTTGAACTGGCAGATCTTGTTGCCTGCGTTCGGCCCGTTGGGTCGCGTAGCTCCGCCTCTTCCGGCCATGTCCCGCTACCCAGTCGGTCCTCTACAGGTGACTTACtggaaagcaaaacaaaag comes from the Takifugu rubripes chromosome 7, fTakRub1.2, whole genome shotgun sequence genome and includes:
- the LOC101078239 gene encoding ras-related protein Rab-5A, giving the protein MAGRGGATRPNGPNAGNKICQFKLVLLGESAVGKSSLVLRFVKGQFHEFQESTIGAAFLTQTVCLDDTTVKFEIWDTAGQERYHSLAPMYYRGAQAAIVVYDITNEESFVRAKNWVKELQRQASPNIVIALAGNKADLANKRALDFQDAQSYADDNSLLFMETSAKTSMNVNEIFMAIAKKLPKNEPQAAGANSGRNRGVDLTETAQPTSRTCCNN